A genomic window from Peromyscus maniculatus bairdii isolate BWxNUB_F1_BW_parent chromosome 1, HU_Pman_BW_mat_3.1, whole genome shotgun sequence includes:
- the LOC143271976 gene encoding vomeronasal type-1 receptor 4-like produces MSSSNMNVGIFFMSQTALGMLGNSALLCCFIIADFSGIRAKPTDLIVKHLTWANFIVLFKGIPQTTAAFSQTYYLDYVSCKLVLYFNRVGRGVSLVSTSLLSVFQAITISPNHSIWAQLKVRALSIIGPSLGLCWALQMLVYAFILVYTTDINVGRNVTGIKIFEYCAIVKLQRPINTLTLILLTSSDVMFLGLMMWASGYMVFILLKHKQRVQHIHRSLSIRSSPETRATQSILTLVSSFVLFYVMSVVLTAYLSVLEGTNMWVSNAGAAMAACFPAFCPFLLLRHYRSIFSLCCPSSY; encoded by the coding sequence ATGAGCTCTAGTAACATGAATGTGGGCATCTTCTTCATGTCTCAGACTGCACTGGGAATGCTGGGAAACTCAGCCTTGCTTTGCTGTTTTATCATTGCTGACTTCTCTGGAATCAGGGCAAAGCCCACAGACCTGATTGTCAAACACCTGACCTGGGCCAACTTCATTGTTCTCTTCAAAGGAATCCCACAGACCACTGCTGCTTTTAGTCAGACTTACTATCTAGATTATGTTTCATGTAAACTTGTCTTATATTTTAATAGAGTTGGCAGAGGAGTATCCCTTGTCTCTACATCCCTTCTGAGTGTCTTTCAGGCCATCACCATCAGCCCCAATCATTCCATATGGGCACAGCTCAAAGTCAGAGCCTTGAGTATCATTGGcccttctctgggtctgtgttgGGCCCTCCAGATGTTGGTATATGCCTTCATTCTGGTGTACACAACTGACATAAATGTTGGAAGAAACGTTACTGGTATAAAAATTTTTGAATACTGTGCTATCGTGAAGCTTCAGAGACCAATCAACACACTTACTCTAATCCTATTGACATCCAGTGATGTCATGTTTTTGGGACTGATGATGTGGGCCAGTGGCTACATGGTGTTTATCCTGCTCAAACACAAGCAGAGGGTCCAACAcatccacagatccctctctATTAGGTCATCCCCTGAGACCAGAGCCACCCAAAGCATCCTCACCCTAGTGAGCAGCTTTGTGCTCTTCTATGTAATGTCTGTTGTCTTGACAGCTTATCTGTCTGTCCTTGAGGGAACCAATATGTGGGTGTCTAATGCAGGTGCAGCCATGGCTGcatgcttcccagcattctgtcCCTTTCTGCTCCTCAGACACTACAGGTCCATTTTCAGTCTCTGCTGTCCCAGTTCTTACTAG
- the LOC143273938 gene encoding vomeronasal type-1 receptor 4-like, giving the protein MTSRDLAVGIFFMSQTALGMLGNSALLCCFIIADFSGIRAKPTDLIVKHLTWANFMVLFKGIPQTIAAFSQTYYLDYVSCKVTLYFHRVGRGVSLGSTSLLSVFQAISISPSNSKWAQLKIRAPSIIGPSLVLCWALQMLIYVYIPVYITDIRGRRNVTAKKFHEFYAVVNPGRPIKILIVILMTSNDVMFLGLMMWASGYMVFILLKHKQRVKHIHRCLSPRSSPETRATQRILTLVSSFVLFYVMSIVFTFYLSIFDRTGRSLSDAGVAMAACFPVFCPFLLLRHHTSIFRLCCSGSYQTTLCPCVVREF; this is encoded by the coding sequence ATGACCTCCAGAGACCTGGCTGTGGGGATCTTCTTCATGTCTCAGACTGCACTGGGAATGCTGGGGAACTCAGCCTTGCTTTGTTGTTTTATCATTGCTGACTTCTCTGGAATCAGGGCAAAGCCCACAGACCTGATTGTCAAACACCTGACCTGGGCCAACTTCATGGTTCTTTTCAAAGGAATCCCACAGACCATTGCTGCTTTTAGTCAGACTTACTATCTAGATTATGTTTCATGTAAAGTTACCTTATATTTTCATAGAGTTGGTAGAGGAGTATCCCTTGGCTCTACATCCCTTCTGAGTGTCTTTCAGGCCATTTCCATCAGCCCCAGCAATTCCAAGTGGGCACAGCTGAAGATCAGAGCCCCCAGTATCATTGGCCCTTCCCTAGTCCTGTGCTGGGCCCTTCAGATGTTGATATATGTCTACATTCCAGTGTATATAACTGACATAAGGGGTAGGAGAAATGTTACTGCTAAAAAATTTCATGAATTCTATGCTGTTGTGAATCCTGGGAGACCAATCAAAATACTTATTGTAATCCTAATGACATCCAATGATGTCATGTTTTTGGGACTGATGATGTGGGCCAGTGGCTACATGGTGTTTATCTTGCTCAAACACAAGCAGAGGGTCAAACATATCCACAGATGTCTGTCTCCTAGGTCATCCCCTGAGACCAGAGCCACTCAAAGAATCCTCACTCTAGTGAGCAGCTTTGTGCTCTTCTATGTAATGTCTATTGTCTTTACATTTTATCTGTCTATCTTTGATAGAACTGGTCGGTCGCTGTCTGATGCAGGTGTAGCCATGGCTGCATGCTTTCCAGTATTCTGCCCCTTTCTGCTCCTCAGACACCACACCTCCATTTTCAGGCTCTGCTGTTCCGGTTCTTACCAGACAACACTCTGTCCTTGTGTTGTCAGGGAATTCTAA